In Ctenopharyngodon idella isolate HZGC_01 chromosome 2, HZGC01, whole genome shotgun sequence, the following are encoded in one genomic region:
- the adipoqb gene encoding adiponectin, C1Q and collagen domain containing, b, whose amino-acid sequence MTLLWKILLGIILIGRLGQGQDLLEESLERIAVDEGAEEGGEEVEEPEGPGADATQPDDRQPCAMWMGGVPGTPGHSGKPGRDGRDGRDGPRGEKGDKGEAGEKGDTGQKGDVGPAGPRGFPGNPGLKGARGDSALSYHSAFSVGLSELVPATNFPIRFNKFFYNDQHHYDDVSGKFRCVLPGVYFFTYHLTVYTKDAKVSLYMNDKAIMFTYDQYQETNVDQASGSVILRLEAGDEIWLQVYGDEGFGGVYADNTNDSTFSGFLLYPAIPAPAQRH is encoded by the exons ATGACGCTACTGTGGAAGATCTTATTGGGAATCATTCTCATTGGGCGACTTGGTCAAGGTCAAGACCTATTAGAGGAATCTTTAGAGCGAATAGCAGTGGATGAAGGGGCTGAGGAGGGAGGAGAAGAGGTTGAAGAGCCTGAGGGTCCAGGGGCAGATGCCACTCAACCTGATGATAGACAGCCATGTGCCATGTGGATGGGAGGCGTTCCTGGTACACCTGGGCACAGTGGAAAACCTGGGAGAGATGGCAGAGATGGGCGTGATGGACCGAGGGGCGAGAAAGGAGATAAAG gtGAAGCAGGTGAGAAAGGAGATACTGGACAGAAGGGGGATGTCGGTCCTGCTGGGCCGAGAGGCTTTCCTGGAAACCCAGGTCTGAAAGGTGCCCGTGGGGACAGTGCCTTGTCTTACCATTCAGCCTTTAGCGTAGGTCTCAGTGAACTTGTTCCCGCCACTAACTTTCCAATCCGCTTCAACAAGTTCTTCTACAACGACCAGCACCACTATGATGATGTTTCTGGAAAGTTCCGCTGCGTTCTACCAGGGGTGTACTTCTTCACGTATCATCTAACCGTCTACACTAAAGATGCTAAAGTCAGTCTCTACATGAATGACAAGGCTATCATGTTCACCTATGACCAGTACCAGGAAACCAATGTGGATCAGGCATCAGGTTCTGTTATCTTGCGTTTGGAGGCAGGAGATGAGATATGGCTGCAGGTCTATGGAGATGAGGGGTTTGGGGGAGTGTATGCAGATAACACCAACGACTCCACCTTTTCCGGTTTCCTCCTGTATCCTGCAATTCCTGCTCCTGCACAGAGACATTGA